In Lolium perenne isolate Kyuss_39 chromosome 5, Kyuss_2.0, whole genome shotgun sequence, the sequence CCATGAGTCTCTTTGTATCTTGCTCGTTAGGAGCTCGGAGGTATGTCTCACCATACAACCGGATCACCATCCTAGCAAACTTACGCACAGCCTCCGTGGTTGTAGATTGGCCCATGTGAAGGTACTCGTCGGTATAGTCGGCGGGGATGCCGTAGGCGAGAACACGCATAGCAGCTGAGATCTTTTGATGTACACTAAATCCCTTGGTGCCGACCGCGTATCGGCGTTGCTTGAAATAGTTCGAGTTCATCTCGCAATCTTTCACGATTGTCTCGAACAAACTCCTATGTATTCGATATCTTCTACGGAAGAGGCGGGGAGGATAGGTCGGTACCTCGGCAAAATAATCTTGCATCAGGCTGGCGTGGCCGAGGGCGCGGTTGCGCGGGATGCAAAGGCGACCCATCGTCGACCCGGTCCTTTGATCTAGTAGCTTGGCGCGGCCCTCGAGCTCTTTAATGGCGAGGATGAGCAGCATCGTCTCCGTGCCCTCCTCGTGAAGCAGCTCGTCGAAATCCGATTCGTCCGAATCGGGGGACAACCAATCGGTCAACGAATCGACAAAATCCACCATGGTCGACTCCGCACTCATCTACGGCCGCGAAGCACAAATCAGAACTTGTCCAGCGGTGGGCGGCGGCGAAATCAAAGAACAAAGGGCGAGGAACTCACCGTCTCAGCTCGGCGGGTGTTGGAGTGCGACGACAGCGGCGAAATCCCAGGCGAGGTGCAGCGGGGTACGGCGGGCGGCGAGGCAGACCTCGGCGGGGCAAAACGGTCGGCGGAGGAGGACAGATCTAGATTCCCGCAGCGGCGGCGGGCGGAAGGGTGCCGGGTGGAGGGAAAAGGAATTGGGAAGCTCAAACTTCCGCGCCCTACCGCGCGTATAGGTCCAGGTCGTCGTTCAGTTTGGGTTGCCAGCCCATAGCAGTACAGATCCACAAGGGGATTTTCGTCCGGCCCGTTAAATTTCTTTACAGTTCTGCTCGTTTACGGGTACTATAAAATGCCGCGAATGAGCCAAAACCCGTATCTGGCGGTTCTTTTACATGTTTCGGCCTTTTACGGGCACTGCTAGACATGCTCTTAAATCGGAGCGAGCTCGTGCTGGCCTGGATGGGCTTTGAATCTCACCTGCAGGCTGCACCATAACCACAAAAAACACATTGCTACGTCGATAATTCATTGAACATGTAAGGCATAAACATTATTAGGCTCTCAACCCTGGGAGCAAGCGTTGCGAGAAGAACACAACGAACAACCTGTGCGCGTCGTGAGTGGATAGGCCGGCTTCTACAGCTGGTTGATAGTAAGAGCTTTCCATTATACTAGTAAAGGTGCATGTGCCACGCACGTATTATAATTTATAAAAAAAATATTTCTTTTTAGCAAGATTTTTACAAAGAGCCACTTTAAATTGGTGATCATATAAAAATGTGTTATAATTAGTAGTATCATCATTGAATTTCAAGTCTACTAAGATAACTGCTAATTTGCTTCTAAAATGTGTCAAAGTGACCTATATTAATCAAGAAGTAATCAATGTTAGTtctaaaataataataataataataataataataataatacgaTTTAAAATATGTATGAAGATACAAAACGAATATATATACACGTCCAGGAGTGTCGGATAAAATATCCTCCAAAAAtattgcatgaagcttaacatccaCGGACCACAAGATGACCTGCATTATTATGGATTTTTATGAC encodes:
- the LOC139831566 gene encoding uncharacterized protein, giving the protein MVDFVDSLTDWLSPDSDESDFDELLHEEGTETMLLILAIKELEGRAKLLDQRTGSTMGRLCIPRNRALGHASLMQDYFAEVPTYPPRLFRRRYRIHRSLFETIVKDCEMNSNYFKQRRYAVGTKGFSVHQKISAAMRVLAYGIPADYTDEYLHMGQSTTTEAVRKFARMVIRLYGETYLRAPNEQDTKRLMEMNEKRGWPGMLGSLLYTLDMEKLPKGKT